From Eleftheria terrae, the proteins below share one genomic window:
- a CDS encoding carbohydrate ABC transporter permease → MKPVNQKAWLLVLPVFICVAFSAILPLMTVVNYSVQDIISPERRVFVGTEWFAMVMRDEELHAALLRQLTYSLAVLAVELPLGIMLALAMPSQGWKSSAVLVLVALSLLIPWNVVGTIWQIYGRTDIGLLGYTLQQLGIEYSYTGEASHAWITVLVMDVWHWTPLVALLAYAGLRSIPDAYYQAARIDGASKLAVFRYIQLPKMRGVLMIAVLLRFMDSFMIYTEVSVLTGGGPGNSTTFLSQYLTQKAVGQFDLGPAAAFSLIYFLIILLVSFILYTWMQRIGTVDKTEGAHG, encoded by the coding sequence ATGAAACCTGTCAATCAAAAAGCGTGGCTGCTGGTGCTGCCCGTGTTCATCTGCGTGGCCTTCTCGGCCATCCTGCCGCTGATGACCGTCGTCAACTACTCGGTGCAGGACATCATCTCGCCCGAGCGGCGGGTGTTCGTCGGCACCGAGTGGTTCGCGATGGTGATGCGCGACGAGGAGCTGCACGCCGCCCTGCTGCGCCAGCTGACCTACTCGCTGGCGGTGCTGGCGGTCGAGCTGCCGCTGGGCATCATGCTGGCGCTGGCCATGCCTTCCCAGGGCTGGAAGTCGTCGGCGGTGCTGGTGCTGGTGGCGCTGTCGCTGCTGATCCCCTGGAACGTGGTCGGCACCATCTGGCAGATCTACGGCCGCACCGACATCGGCCTGCTGGGCTACACGCTGCAGCAGCTGGGCATCGAGTACAGCTACACCGGCGAGGCCAGCCACGCCTGGATCACGGTGCTGGTGATGGACGTCTGGCACTGGACGCCGCTGGTGGCGCTGCTGGCTTATGCCGGCCTGCGCTCCATCCCTGACGCCTACTACCAGGCGGCGCGCATCGACGGCGCGTCCAAGCTGGCGGTGTTCCGCTACATCCAGCTGCCCAAGATGCGCGGCGTGCTGATGATCGCGGTGCTGCTGCGCTTCATGGACAGCTTCATGATCTACACCGAAGTCTCCGTGCTCACCGGCGGTGGCCCGGGCAATTCCACCACCTTCCTCAGCCAGTACCTGACGCAAAAGGCGGTCGGCCAGTTCGACCTGGGCCCGGCGGCGGCGTTCTCGCTGATCTACTTCCTCATCATTCTGCTCGTGAGCTTCATCCTGTACACCTGGATGCAGCGCATCGGTACTGTCGACAAAACGGAGGGTGCTCATGGTTGA
- a CDS encoding methyl-accepting chemotaxis protein produces MFSFSKMKVGQRLVLGFGLAVGLMVFVAAGAWWVLASVKSGVDVIVTENNRKTELAWRMRGELDTVARAVRNVIISRQQEVQAAQQAVKDQALKNFDAAYTELGKLLVSDKERETYAAIDGFRKQVLPLFQEALEQALSGQKETAGETLLDKVQGPQTQWFDALGAMIALQAADTQQSVEGVNRGYAAASAGLLLGVGLAVALSAALAALITRSLVRQLGGEPEYARSVMRQMAAGDLSTTIVLRDGDSRSLLAAMKETQTSLRGVVQGIQGAAESVSLASGEIAQGNHDLSSRTEQQASNLQQTSASMMQLTTTVHTNTASARQATELAAAASGVAAKGGQVVGEVVQRMHEIQTSSQKITEIISVIDAIAFQTNILALNAAVEAARAGEQGRGFAVVAGEVRSLAQRSAEAAKEIKTLISDSVEKVEGGSRLVLNAGSTMSEIVDQVQHVATLIGEINRASVEQESGITQIGRAVDQLDHMTQQNAALVEQSAAAAESLKDQAVKLTQTVAVFRLAA; encoded by the coding sequence ATGTTTTCGTTCAGCAAGATGAAGGTGGGCCAACGGCTGGTCCTGGGCTTTGGGCTCGCGGTGGGCCTGATGGTGTTCGTGGCAGCCGGCGCATGGTGGGTGCTCGCTTCGGTGAAGTCCGGCGTGGACGTCATCGTCACCGAGAACAACCGCAAGACGGAGCTCGCCTGGCGCATGCGCGGCGAGCTCGACACGGTGGCCCGCGCGGTGCGCAACGTCATCATCTCGCGCCAGCAGGAGGTGCAGGCTGCGCAGCAGGCGGTGAAGGACCAGGCGCTGAAGAACTTCGACGCCGCCTACACCGAACTGGGCAAGCTGCTGGTGAGCGACAAGGAACGCGAGACCTACGCGGCCATCGACGGCTTCCGCAAGCAGGTGCTGCCGCTGTTTCAGGAGGCACTGGAGCAAGCTCTGTCGGGCCAGAAGGAAACCGCCGGCGAGACCCTGCTGGACAAGGTGCAGGGCCCGCAGACGCAGTGGTTCGATGCGCTGGGCGCCATGATCGCGCTGCAGGCGGCCGACACGCAGCAGAGCGTCGAGGGCGTCAACCGCGGCTATGCCGCGGCCAGCGCCGGCCTCTTGCTGGGCGTGGGGCTCGCGGTGGCGCTGAGCGCCGCCCTGGCGGCATTGATCACCCGTTCGCTGGTGCGCCAGCTGGGCGGCGAGCCGGAGTACGCCCGCTCGGTGATGCGGCAGATGGCAGCCGGTGACCTGAGCACCACCATCGTGCTGCGCGACGGCGACAGCCGCAGCCTGCTGGCGGCGATGAAGGAAACGCAGACGAGCCTGCGCGGTGTGGTGCAAGGCATCCAGGGCGCCGCCGAATCGGTCTCGCTGGCCAGCGGCGAGATCGCCCAGGGCAACCACGACCTGAGCAGCCGCACCGAGCAGCAGGCCAGCAACCTGCAGCAGACCTCGGCGTCGATGATGCAGCTGACCACCACCGTGCACACCAACACCGCCTCGGCACGCCAGGCCACCGAGCTGGCCGCGGCCGCCTCGGGCGTGGCGGCCAAGGGCGGCCAGGTGGTGGGCGAGGTGGTGCAGCGCATGCACGAGATCCAGACTTCGAGCCAGAAGATCACCGAGATCATCTCGGTGATCGACGCGATCGCCTTCCAGACCAACATCCTCGCGCTCAATGCCGCGGTGGAAGCGGCACGCGCCGGTGAGCAGGGTCGCGGTTTCGCAGTGGTGGCCGGCGAAGTGCGCAGCCTGGCGCAGCGCAGCGCCGAGGCGGCCAAGGAAATCAAGACGCTGATCTCCGACAGCGTCGAGAAGGTCGAGGGCGGCAGCCGCCTGGTCTTGAACGCCGGCAGCACCATGTCGGAGATCGTCGACCAGGTGCAGCATGTGGCGACACTGATCGGCGAGATCAACCGCGCCTCGGTGGAGCAGGAAAGCGGCATCACGCAGATCGGCCGCGCGGTCGACCAGCTCGACCACATGACCCAGCAAAACGCGGCGCTGGTGGAGCAGAGTGCCGCTGCCGCCGAAAGCCTGAAGGACCAGGCCGTCAAGCTGACGCAGACAGTGGCGGTGTTCCGCCTGGCGGCCTGA
- a CDS encoding ABC transporter ATP-binding protein codes for MARIDLDLAHAYRPNPQRDEDYALLPLKMTFRDGGAYALLGPSGCGKTTLLNIISGLVQPSHGSVKFDGRDVTRLSPQERNIAQVFQFPVIYDTMTVAENLAFPLRNRKVAPAKIKERVGKIAEMLEMSGQLDQRASGLSADAKQKISLGRGLVREDVSAVLFDEPLTVIDPHLKWQLRRKLKQIHHELKLTLVYVTHDQVEALTFAEEVVVMTRGRAVQVGSADQLFERPEHTFVGNFIGSPGMNFLKGRYTGGRLQIGSRLLDVPAGKAALLQQAGDVTLGVRPEYVTAVESEDGSALPVQVTQVQDIGTHWLVTGRLGQGDAAAVLKARLSPERAAPAVGDTMWWSVVGSHTCFYKNEERIA; via the coding sequence ATGGCCCGCATCGACCTCGACCTGGCGCACGCCTACCGCCCCAACCCGCAGCGTGACGAAGACTATGCGCTGCTGCCCCTGAAGATGACCTTCCGCGACGGCGGCGCCTATGCGCTGCTGGGCCCCTCGGGCTGCGGCAAGACGACGTTGCTGAACATCATCTCCGGCCTGGTGCAGCCCTCGCACGGCAGCGTGAAGTTCGACGGCCGCGACGTCACCCGGCTGAGCCCGCAGGAGCGCAACATCGCCCAGGTGTTCCAGTTCCCGGTGATCTACGACACCATGACGGTGGCCGAGAACCTGGCCTTCCCACTGCGCAACCGCAAGGTCGCCCCGGCCAAGATCAAGGAGCGCGTGGGCAAGATCGCCGAGATGCTGGAGATGAGCGGCCAGCTCGACCAGCGCGCCTCCGGCCTGTCGGCCGACGCCAAGCAGAAGATCTCGCTGGGCCGCGGCCTGGTGCGCGAGGATGTCTCGGCGGTGCTGTTCGACGAGCCGCTGACGGTGATCGATCCGCACCTGAAGTGGCAGCTGCGCCGCAAGCTCAAGCAGATCCACCACGAGCTGAAGCTGACCCTGGTCTACGTCACCCACGACCAGGTGGAGGCGCTCACCTTCGCCGAGGAGGTGGTGGTGATGACCCGCGGCCGCGCGGTGCAGGTGGGCTCGGCCGACCAGCTCTTCGAGCGGCCGGAGCACACCTTCGTCGGCAACTTCATCGGCTCGCCGGGCATGAACTTCCTGAAGGGCCGCTACACCGGCGGCCGGCTGCAGATCGGCAGCCGCCTGCTCGACGTGCCGGCCGGCAAGGCGGCGCTGCTGCAGCAGGCCGGTGACGTGACGCTGGGCGTGCGGCCCGAGTACGTCACCGCCGTCGAGTCCGAGGACGGCAGCGCGCTGCCGGTGCAGGTCACCCAGGTGCAGGACATCGGCACCCACTGGCTGGTGACCGGCCGGCTGGGGCAGGGCGATGCCGCCGCCGTGCTCAAGGCCCGCTTGAGCCCGGAGCGCGCCGCACCCGCGGTGGGCGACACGATGTGGTGGTCGGTGGTGGGCTCGCACACCTGCTTCTACAAGAACGAGGAACGCATCGCATGA
- a CDS encoding ABC transporter substrate-binding protein codes for MRRTLTAVALAVLAFAPAAHAGEAEAKKWLDSEFQPSSLNPRQQMLEMQWFIEAARKLQARGVKEIQVVSETIATHEYEAKTLARAFEEITGIRVRHDLVQEGTVVEKLQASMQSGSSIYDGWVSDSDLIGTHYRYGAILPLSDYMDGAGKEFTNPWLDLTDFIGQRFTRAPDGKLYQLPDQQFANLYWFRADLFERADLKERFKARYGYELGVPLNWSAYEDIAEFFSTDVKQIDGKPIHGHMDYGKKDPSLGWRFTDAWLSMAGTADKGLPNGQPVDEWGLRVAADGCTPVGASVERGGATNSPAAVYALTKYIDWLKKYAPREAAGMTFSEAGPVPAQGQVAQQIFWYTAFTADMTRPGLPVMNADGTPKWRMAPSPHGAYWKPGMQNGYQDVGAWTFFKNHNADRTAAAWLYAQFVTSKTVSLKKSIKGVTFIRESDIRHEYFTKNAARYGGLIEFYRSPARAAWTPTGTNVPDYPKLAQLWWKNVAAAVGGEVTPQTAMDTLADEMDQVLARLERAGMAQCPPKLNPRQDAAKRLVTYAAPWKKLPNEKPKGETIAYEQLLRAWKEGRVQ; via the coding sequence ATGAGACGCACCCTGACGGCCGTCGCCCTGGCCGTGCTCGCCTTCGCCCCTGCCGCCCACGCCGGCGAAGCCGAGGCCAAGAAATGGCTGGACAGCGAGTTCCAGCCCTCCAGCCTGAACCCGCGCCAGCAGATGCTGGAGATGCAGTGGTTCATCGAGGCGGCCCGCAAGCTGCAGGCGCGCGGCGTCAAGGAAATCCAGGTGGTGTCGGAGACCATCGCCACCCATGAGTACGAGGCCAAGACACTGGCCCGCGCCTTCGAGGAGATCACCGGCATCCGGGTCAGGCACGACCTGGTGCAGGAAGGCACGGTGGTCGAGAAGCTGCAGGCCTCGATGCAGTCGGGCAGCTCCATCTACGACGGCTGGGTCAGCGACAGCGACCTGATCGGCACCCATTACCGCTACGGCGCCATCCTGCCGCTGTCCGACTACATGGACGGCGCCGGCAAGGAATTCACCAATCCCTGGCTGGACCTGACCGACTTCATCGGCCAGCGCTTCACCCGCGCGCCCGATGGCAAGCTCTACCAGCTGCCCGACCAGCAGTTCGCCAACCTCTACTGGTTCCGTGCCGACCTCTTCGAGCGGGCCGACCTGAAGGAGAGGTTCAAGGCCAGGTACGGCTACGAGCTGGGCGTGCCGCTGAACTGGAGCGCCTACGAGGACATCGCCGAGTTCTTCAGCACCGACGTGAAGCAGATCGACGGCAAGCCAATCCACGGCCACATGGACTACGGCAAGAAGGACCCGTCGCTGGGCTGGCGCTTCACCGACGCCTGGCTGTCGATGGCCGGCACCGCCGACAAGGGCCTGCCCAACGGCCAGCCGGTGGACGAATGGGGCCTGCGGGTGGCGGCGGACGGCTGCACGCCGGTGGGCGCCTCGGTGGAGCGTGGCGGCGCGACCAACTCGCCGGCCGCGGTCTATGCCCTGACCAAGTACATCGACTGGCTCAAGAAGTACGCCCCGCGCGAGGCGGCGGGCATGACCTTCTCCGAGGCCGGCCCGGTGCCGGCCCAGGGCCAGGTGGCACAGCAGATCTTCTGGTACACCGCCTTCACCGCCGACATGACGCGGCCGGGCCTGCCGGTGATGAATGCCGACGGCACGCCCAAGTGGCGCATGGCCCCCTCGCCGCACGGCGCGTACTGGAAGCCGGGCATGCAGAACGGCTACCAGGATGTGGGCGCCTGGACCTTCTTCAAGAACCACAACGCCGACCGCACCGCGGCCGCCTGGCTGTATGCGCAGTTCGTCACGAGTAAGACGGTGTCGCTGAAGAAGTCCATCAAGGGCGTGACCTTCATCCGCGAGAGCGACATTCGCCACGAGTACTTCACGAAGAACGCCGCGCGCTATGGCGGGCTGATCGAGTTCTACCGCAGCCCCGCGCGTGCCGCCTGGACGCCCACCGGCACCAACGTGCCCGACTACCCCAAGCTGGCCCAGCTGTGGTGGAAGAACGTGGCCGCCGCGGTCGGCGGCGAGGTGACGCCGCAAACCGCGATGGACACCCTGGCCGACGAGATGGACCAGGTGCTGGCCCGGTTGGAGCGAGCCGGCATGGCCCAGTGCCCGCCGAAGCTCAACCCGCGGCAGGACGCGGCCAAGCGGCTGGTGACCTATGCCGCGCCGTGGAAGAAGCTGCCCAACGAGAAGCCCAAGGGCGAGACCATCGCTTACGAGCAGCTGCTCAGGGCCTGGAAGGAAGGCCGCGTGCAGTGA
- the glpD gene encoding glycerol-3-phosphate dehydrogenase has product MRARQAPVRRLSHPHPRRHEVTEPLVASHGRQSASAVKAAAGAFARDTSCDVLVVGGGINGVGIARDLAGRGLKVVLCEKDDLAQHTSSSSTKLIHGGLRYLEYYEFSLVRKALIEREVLLRSAPHIMWPLRFVMPHDPSMRPAWMLRAGLFLYDHLAKREVLPGSAAIDLRHHEAGQPLKPVYSKAFIYSDGWVDDARLVVLNALDAAARGAQIHTRTRCVDAQRTANGWKAVLQASDGDTFTVMARALVNAAGPWTGQFLREHAHQPDSKGLRLVKGSHIVVKKMFDHPMAYIFQNPDKRIIFAIPYEQDYTLIGTTDVEHKGPIGEARIDQGEIDYLCEQASRYFARPVTPADVAWSYAGVRPLLDDASGNASAVTRDYLLELDTREAPLLSVWGGKITTFRKLAEEAADRLCPTLGNRSTAWTASESLPGGDLRAYIGTPQRPDTDFERFDQALADRHPWLPPVLRRRLARNYGSRIDLVLGKAARLEDLGDEVAPNLRVAELSYLCNHEWACSAADVLWRRTKLGLHLSPEQRNAVALWFERSSAPTQPASLASAR; this is encoded by the coding sequence ATGCGAGCGAGGCAAGCACCGGTTCGGCGTCTGTCCCACCCCCATCCAAGGAGACACGAGGTGACCGAGCCTCTCGTTGCGTCGCACGGCCGTCAGTCCGCTTCCGCCGTGAAGGCGGCCGCCGGGGCATTTGCGCGCGACACCAGCTGCGACGTGCTGGTGGTCGGCGGTGGCATCAACGGCGTGGGCATCGCCCGCGACCTGGCCGGCCGTGGCCTGAAGGTGGTGCTGTGCGAGAAGGACGACCTGGCCCAGCACACGTCGTCCTCCTCCACCAAGCTGATCCACGGCGGGCTGCGCTACCTGGAGTACTACGAGTTCTCGCTGGTGCGCAAGGCCCTCATCGAGCGCGAGGTGCTGCTGCGCAGCGCGCCCCACATCATGTGGCCGCTGCGCTTCGTGATGCCGCACGACCCCTCGATGCGGCCGGCCTGGATGCTGCGTGCCGGCCTGTTCCTCTACGACCACCTGGCCAAGCGCGAGGTGCTGCCCGGCTCCGCCGCCATCGACCTGCGCCACCACGAGGCCGGGCAGCCGCTCAAGCCGGTCTACAGCAAGGCCTTCATCTATTCCGACGGCTGGGTCGACGACGCCCGCCTGGTGGTGCTCAACGCACTGGACGCGGCGGCCCGCGGCGCCCAGATCCACACCCGCACCCGCTGCGTCGATGCCCAGCGCACGGCCAACGGCTGGAAGGCGGTGCTGCAGGCCAGCGACGGCGACACCTTCACCGTGATGGCGCGCGCGCTGGTGAACGCCGCCGGCCCCTGGACCGGGCAGTTCCTGCGCGAGCATGCCCACCAGCCCGACAGCAAGGGCCTGCGCCTGGTGAAGGGCAGCCACATCGTGGTGAAGAAGATGTTCGACCACCCGATGGCCTACATCTTCCAGAACCCTGACAAGCGCATCATCTTCGCCATTCCCTACGAGCAGGACTACACCCTGATCGGCACCACCGACGTCGAGCACAAGGGCCCCATCGGCGAGGCCCGCATCGACCAGGGCGAGATCGACTACCTGTGCGAGCAGGCCAGCCGCTACTTCGCGCGCCCGGTGACGCCGGCCGACGTGGCCTGGAGCTACGCCGGCGTGCGCCCGCTGCTGGACGACGCCTCCGGCAACGCCTCGGCCGTGACGCGCGACTACCTGCTGGAGCTGGACACCCGCGAGGCGCCCTTGCTGTCGGTCTGGGGTGGCAAGATCACGACCTTCCGCAAGCTGGCGGAGGAGGCGGCCGACCGGCTCTGCCCGACGCTTGGCAACCGCTCCACCGCCTGGACCGCGAGCGAGTCGCTGCCCGGTGGCGACCTGCGGGCCTACATCGGCACGCCGCAGCGGCCCGACACCGACTTCGAGCGTTTCGACCAGGCGCTGGCCGACCGCCACCCCTGGCTGCCGCCGGTGCTGCGCCGGCGCCTGGCGCGCAACTACGGCAGCCGCATCGACCTGGTGCTGGGCAAGGCGGCCCGGCTGGAAGATCTGGGCGACGAGGTGGCGCCCAACCTGCGGGTGGCGGAGCTGAGCTACCTGTGCAATCACGAGTGGGCCTGCAGCGCCGCCGACGTGCTGTGGCGGCGCACCAAGCTCGGGCTGCACCTGAGCCCGGAACAGCGCAACGCGGTGGCGCTGTGGTTCGAACGCAGTTCGGCGCCGACCCAGCCGGCTTCGCTGGCCTCGGCGCGCTGA
- the glpK gene encoding glycerol kinase GlpK: MTYLLALDQGTSSSRSIVFDADGNIVAMAQREFRQIFPQPGWVEHDPREIWSSQLATAREVLTKAGLHADEMAALGITNQRETTLLWNRKTGEPIYNAIVWQDRRAEPDCTRLRADGLEPLVRERTGLVIDAYFSATKIRWILEHVPGARAAAERGELAFGTVDTWLVWQLTGGRLHVTDVTNASRSMLYNIHRNEWDEELLQALAIPRSLLPEVHPSSHIYGETDADLLGHSLRIGGIAGDQQSALFGQACFRAGLAKNTYGTGCFMLMHTGERGELSTNGLITTAAAQCTPRPLYAQEGSVFIGGAVVQWLRDGLRAIKGSGEVQGLAESVPDSGGVMFVPAFTGLGAPYWKPQASGAIVGLTRGSTVAHIARAALESIAFQSAALLQAMSRDAQAAGGAPVAELRVDGGACVNNLLMQFQADLLGVPVVRPKVIETTALGAAYLAGLSCGIYKGVDELSAQWQVERRFLPTMPRERARELMQRWEHAVRQATLE, from the coding sequence ATGACCTACCTGCTCGCCCTCGACCAGGGCACCTCCAGCTCCCGCAGCATCGTGTTCGATGCCGACGGCAACATCGTCGCCATGGCGCAGCGCGAGTTCCGCCAGATCTTCCCGCAGCCCGGCTGGGTGGAGCACGACCCGCGCGAGATCTGGAGCAGCCAGCTCGCCACCGCCCGCGAGGTGCTGACCAAGGCCGGCCTGCATGCCGACGAGATGGCGGCGCTGGGCATCACCAACCAGCGCGAGACCACGCTGCTGTGGAACCGCAAGACCGGCGAGCCCATCTACAACGCCATCGTCTGGCAGGACCGCCGGGCCGAGCCCGACTGCACCCGGCTGCGCGCCGACGGCCTGGAGCCGCTGGTGCGCGAGCGCACCGGCCTCGTGATCGACGCCTATTTCTCGGCCACCAAGATCCGCTGGATCCTGGAGCACGTGCCCGGCGCGCGTGCGGCGGCCGAGCGCGGCGAGCTGGCCTTCGGCACGGTGGACACCTGGCTGGTGTGGCAGCTCACCGGCGGCCGGCTGCACGTCACCGACGTCACCAACGCCTCGCGCTCCATGCTCTACAACATCCACCGCAACGAGTGGGACGAGGAACTGCTGCAGGCGCTGGCCATCCCGCGCTCGCTGCTGCCCGAGGTGCATCCGTCCTCCCACATCTATGGGGAGACCGATGCCGACCTGCTGGGCCATTCGCTGCGCATCGGCGGCATCGCCGGCGACCAGCAGAGCGCGCTGTTCGGGCAGGCCTGCTTCCGTGCCGGCCTGGCCAAGAACACCTATGGCACCGGCTGCTTCATGCTGATGCACACCGGCGAACGCGGCGAGCTGTCCACCAACGGCCTCATCACCACCGCCGCCGCGCAGTGCACGCCGCGGCCCTTGTATGCGCAGGAAGGCAGCGTCTTCATCGGCGGCGCGGTGGTGCAGTGGCTGCGCGACGGGCTGCGCGCCATCAAGGGCTCGGGCGAGGTGCAGGGCCTGGCCGAGTCGGTGCCCGACTCCGGCGGCGTGATGTTCGTGCCGGCCTTCACCGGCCTGGGCGCCCCCTACTGGAAGCCGCAGGCCAGCGGCGCCATCGTCGGCCTGACGCGTGGCAGCACGGTGGCCCACATCGCGCGCGCGGCGCTCGAATCCATCGCCTTCCAGAGCGCGGCGCTGCTGCAGGCCATGAGCCGCGACGCCCAGGCCGCCGGTGGCGCGCCGGTGGCCGAGCTGCGGGTGGACGGCGGCGCCTGCGTCAACAACCTGCTGATGCAGTTCCAGGCCGACCTGCTGGGCGTGCCGGTGGTGCGGCCCAAGGTGATCGAGACCACCGCGCTGGGCGCGGCCTACCTGGCCGGCCTGAGCTGTGGCATCTACAAGGGCGTGGACGAGCTGTCGGCGCAGTGGCAGGTGGAGCGGCGCTTCCTGCCCACCATGCCGCGCGAGCGTGCGCGCGAGCTGATGCAGCGCTGGGAGCATGCGGTGCGCCAGGCCACGCTGGAGTGA
- a CDS encoding DeoR/GlpR family DNA-binding transcription regulator, protein MTPNPRQAQLLEEVRANGALSVESLAERFGVTLQTVRRDVKLLSEAGLLARFHGGVRVPSSTVENIAYRQRQNLNADAKQRIARSVAKAVPDGCSLILNIGTTTEAVAHELMRHRGLRVITNNLNVAAILSDNPDCEVIVAGGVVRSRDRGIVGEATVDFIRQFKVDIGLIGISGIEPDGSLRDFDYREVKVSRAIIEHSREVWLATDHSKFNRPAMVQLGHMSELDMLFTDAAPPDPYPRLLSEAGVQCEVAA, encoded by the coding sequence ATGACGCCCAATCCACGCCAAGCCCAGCTGCTCGAAGAAGTGCGCGCCAACGGCGCTCTGTCGGTCGAGTCGCTGGCCGAGCGCTTCGGCGTCACGCTGCAGACGGTGCGCCGCGACGTGAAGCTGCTCTCCGAAGCCGGGCTGCTGGCGCGCTTCCACGGCGGCGTGCGGGTGCCCAGCTCGACGGTGGAGAACATCGCCTACCGCCAGCGCCAGAACCTCAACGCCGATGCCAAGCAGCGCATTGCCCGTAGCGTGGCAAAAGCGGTGCCGGACGGCTGCTCGCTGATCCTCAACATCGGCACCACCACCGAGGCGGTGGCGCATGAGCTGATGCGGCACCGCGGGCTGCGCGTGATCACCAACAACCTCAACGTCGCCGCCATCCTCAGCGACAACCCCGATTGCGAGGTGATCGTCGCCGGTGGCGTGGTGCGCTCGCGCGACCGCGGCATCGTCGGTGAGGCGACGGTGGACTTCATCCGCCAGTTCAAGGTGGACATCGGGCTGATCGGCATCTCGGGCATCGAGCCCGACGGCAGCCTGCGCGACTTCGACTACCGCGAGGTGAAGGTGTCGCGCGCCATCATCGAGCACTCGCGCGAGGTCTGGCTGGCCACCGACCACAGCAAGTTCAACCGCCCGGCCATGGTGCAGCTCGGCCACATGAGCGAGCTGGACATGCTGTTCACCGATGCCGCGCCGCCCGACCCCTACCCGCGCCTGCTCAGTGAAGCCGGCGTGCAGTGCGAGGTGGCGGCCTGA
- a CDS encoding ABC transporter ATP-binding protein — protein sequence MQLMLERIEKQVGSQTHLYPMDMALQPGAVTVLLGATQAGKTSLMRLMAGLDTPSKGIVRVDGRDVTGMPVRQRNVAMVYQQFINYPSMKVFDNIASPLRLRGEGNVEARVKELAEKLHIAQFLQRLPSELSGGQQQRVALARALAKRAPLMLLDEPLVNLDYKLREELREELSQLFATGDSTVVYATTEPTEALLLGGYTAVMDAGELLQYGPTAEVFHRPQSIRVARAFSDPPMNLIEGEAASLGVQLPSGVQVNVPLPAAGSRKVTLGVRAFALRETAREGDVALQGTVELAEISGSDTFVHVHTAVGELVAQLTGVHYFDLGASLTLYLHPSQVYVFDENGRLLVAPARAMQPTAGAR from the coding sequence ATGCAACTGATGCTCGAACGCATCGAGAAGCAGGTCGGGTCCCAGACCCACCTGTACCCGATGGACATGGCCTTGCAGCCGGGTGCCGTCACCGTGCTGCTGGGCGCCACGCAGGCCGGCAAGACCAGCCTGATGCGCCTGATGGCGGGCCTGGACACGCCGAGCAAGGGCATCGTGCGGGTGGATGGCCGCGACGTCACCGGCATGCCGGTGCGCCAGCGCAATGTGGCGATGGTCTACCAGCAGTTCATCAACTACCCGTCGATGAAGGTGTTCGACAACATCGCCTCGCCGTTGCGGCTGCGTGGCGAGGGGAATGTCGAGGCCCGCGTGAAGGAGCTGGCCGAGAAGCTGCACATCGCGCAGTTCCTGCAGCGCCTGCCGTCCGAGCTGTCGGGCGGGCAGCAGCAGCGGGTGGCGCTGGCCCGCGCGCTGGCCAAGCGCGCGCCCCTGATGCTGCTGGACGAGCCGCTGGTCAACCTCGACTACAAGCTGCGCGAGGAGCTGCGCGAGGAACTCTCGCAGCTGTTCGCCACCGGCGACTCCACCGTGGTCTATGCCACCACCGAGCCGACCGAGGCGCTGCTGCTGGGCGGCTACACGGCGGTGATGGACGCCGGCGAGCTGCTGCAATACGGCCCCACCGCCGAGGTGTTCCACCGTCCGCAGTCCATCCGCGTGGCGCGGGCCTTCAGCGACCCGCCGATGAACCTGATCGAGGGCGAAGCCGCTTCGCTGGGCGTGCAGCTGCCGTCGGGCGTGCAGGTCAATGTGCCGCTGCCCGCCGCCGGCTCGCGCAAGGTGACGCTGGGCGTGCGGGCCTTCGCACTGCGCGAGACCGCCCGCGAAGGCGACGTGGCACTGCAGGGCACGGTGGAGCTGGCCGAGATCTCCGGCTCCGACACCTTCGTGCACGTGCACACCGCGGTCGGCGAGCTGGTGGCCCAGCTGACCGGCGTGCACTACTTCGACCTCGGCGCCTCGCTGACGCTCTACCTGCATCCCTCGCAGGTCTATGTGTTCGACGAGAACGGCCGCCTGCTGGTCGCGCCGGCGCGCGCCATGCAACCCACCGCAGGAGCCCGCTGA
- a CDS encoding DUF3072 domain-containing protein encodes MTDKRTAASADHSNMEKDPEDWVTGEEPMTGAQRSYLKTLSEEAKEPFDDQLTKAEASRRIEELQQITGRGQPAPGQGGRDEGRAGAR; translated from the coding sequence ATGACCGACAAGCGCACCGCCGCCAGCGCGGACCACAGCAACATGGAGAAGGACCCGGAGGACTGGGTCACCGGCGAAGAGCCGATGACGGGGGCCCAGCGCTCCTATCTCAAGACCCTGTCGGAGGAAGCCAAGGAGCCGTTCGACGACCAGCTCACCAAGGCGGAGGCGTCGCGTCGCATCGAGGAGCTGCAGCAGATCACCGGCCGCGGCCAGCCGGCGCCGGGGCAGGGCGGCCGCGACGAGGGGCGTGCGGGGGCCCGCTGA